Proteins encoded by one window of Mustela erminea isolate mMusErm1 chromosome 7, mMusErm1.Pri, whole genome shotgun sequence:
- the SLC35C2 gene encoding solute carrier family 35 member C2 isoform X2 → MTKSSAVLFILIFSLIFKLEELRAALVLVVLLIAGGLFMFTYKSTQFNVEGFALVLGASFIGGIRWTLTQMLLQKAELGLQNPIDTMFHLQPLMFLGLFPLFAIFEGLHLSTSEKIFRFQDTGLLLRVLGSLFLGGILAFGLGFSEFLLVSRTSSLTLSIAGIFKEVCTLLLAAHLLGDQISLLNWLGFALCLSGISLHVALKALHARGDGGPKPLKGLGSHPDLELLLRSSRPEEDDNEEEGEYFVAQGQQ, encoded by the exons ATGACCAAGTCTTCGGCCGTCCTCTTCATCTTGATCTTCTCCCTGATCTTCAAGCTGGAGGAGCTG CGTGCGGCCCTGGTCCTGGTGGTCCTCCTCATCGCCGGGGGCCTATTCATGTTCACCTACAAGTCCACGCAATTCAACGTGGAGGGCTTTGCCTTGGTGCTGGGGGCCTCATTCATCGGTGGCATCCGCTGGACCCTCACCCAGATGCTCCTGCAGAAGGCGGAACTTG GGCTCCAGAACCCCATCGACACCATGTTCCACCTGCAGCCACTCATGTTTCTGGGGCTCTTCCCTCTCTTTGCCATATTTGAAG GTCTCCATTTGTCCACATCAGAGAAGATCTTCCGTTTCCAGGACACCGGGCTGCTCCTGCGGGTTCTGGGGAGCCTCTTCCTTGGAGGGATCCTCGCCTTTGGTCTGGGCTTCTCTGAGTTCCTCCTGGTCTCCAGAACCTCCAGCCTCACCCTCTCCATTGCTGGCATTTTTAAG GAAGTCTGCACTCTGCTGTTGGCAGCCCACCTGCTGGGGGATCAGATCAGCCTCCTGAACTGGCTGGGCTTCGCACTCTGCCTCTCGGGCATCTCCCTGCACGTGGCTCTCAAAGCCCTCCACGCCAGAG GTGACGGTGGCCCTAAACCCTTGAAGGGGCTGGGCTCCCACCCCGACCTGGAGCTGCTGCTTCGGAGCAGCCGGCCGGAGGAGGACGACAACGAGGAGGAGGGGGAGTACTTTGTGGCCCAGGGGCAGCAGTGA